From Camelus dromedarius isolate mCamDro1 chromosome 12, mCamDro1.pat, whole genome shotgun sequence, the proteins below share one genomic window:
- the BDNF gene encoding brain-derived neurotrophic factor isoform X1, with translation MFHQVRRVMTILFLTMVISYFGCMKAAPMKEANVRGQGSLAYPGVRTHGTLESVNGPKAGSRGLTSLADTFEHVIEELLDEDQKVRPNEESSKDADLYTSRVMLSSQVPLEPPLLFLLEEYKNYLDAANMSMRVRRHSDPARRGELSVCDSISEWVTAADKKTAVDMSGGTVTVLEKVPVSKGQLKQYFYETKCNPMGYTKEGCRGIDKRHWNSQCRTTQSYVRALTMDSKKRIGWRFIRIDTSCVCTLTIKRGR, from the coding sequence TTCCACCAGGTGAGAAGAGTGATGACCATCCTTTTCCTTACTATGGTTATTTCATACTTCGGTTGCATGAAGGCTGCCCCCATGAAAGAAGCAAACGTCCGAGGACAAGGCAGCTTGGCCTACCCAGGTGTGCGGACCCACGGGACTCTGGAGAGCGTGAATGGGCCCAAGGCAGGTTCAAGAGGCCTGACGTCGCTGGCTGACACTTTCGAGCACGTGATCGAAGAGCTGTTGGACGAGGACCAGAAAGTTCGGCCGAACGAGGAAAGCAGCAAGGACGCGGACCTGTACACGTCCCGGGTTATGCTCAGCAGTCAAGTGCCTTTGGAGccccctcttctctttctgctgGAGGAATACAAAAATTACCTGGATGCTGCAAACATGTCCATGAGGGTCCGGCGCCACTCGGACCCCGCCCGCCGCGGGGAGCTGAGCGTGTGCGACAGCATCAGCGAGTGGGTGACGGCAGCGGATAAGAAGACTGCCGTGGACATGTCGGGCGGGACGGTCACGGTCCTTGAAAAAGTCCCCGTCTCCAAAGGCCAGCTGAAGCAGTACTTCTACGAGACCAAGTGCAATCCCATGGGTTACACAAAGGAGGGCTGCCGGGGCATAGACAAGAGGCACTGGAACTCCCAGTGCCGAACTACCCAGTCGTACGTGCGGGCCCTCACCATGGATAGCAAAAAGAGAATTGGCTGGCGGTTCATAAGGATAGACACTTCCTGTGTGTGTACACTGACCATTAAGAGGGGAAGATAG
- the BDNF gene encoding brain-derived neurotrophic factor isoform X3, with protein MLCAISLCARVCKLRRAGRCGKFHQVRRVMTILFLTMVISYFGCMKAAPMKEANVRGQGSLAYPGVRTHGTLESVNGPKAGSRGLTSLADTFEHVIEELLDEDQKVRPNEESSKDADLYTSRVMLSSQVPLEPPLLFLLEEYKNYLDAANMSMRVRRHSDPARRGELSVCDSISEWVTAADKKTAVDMSGGTVTVLEKVPVSKGQLKQYFYETKCNPMGYTKEGCRGIDKRHWNSQCRTTQSYVRALTMDSKKRIGWRFIRIDTSCVCTLTIKRGR; from the coding sequence TTCCACCAGGTGAGAAGAGTGATGACCATCCTTTTCCTTACTATGGTTATTTCATACTTCGGTTGCATGAAGGCTGCCCCCATGAAAGAAGCAAACGTCCGAGGACAAGGCAGCTTGGCCTACCCAGGTGTGCGGACCCACGGGACTCTGGAGAGCGTGAATGGGCCCAAGGCAGGTTCAAGAGGCCTGACGTCGCTGGCTGACACTTTCGAGCACGTGATCGAAGAGCTGTTGGACGAGGACCAGAAAGTTCGGCCGAACGAGGAAAGCAGCAAGGACGCGGACCTGTACACGTCCCGGGTTATGCTCAGCAGTCAAGTGCCTTTGGAGccccctcttctctttctgctgGAGGAATACAAAAATTACCTGGATGCTGCAAACATGTCCATGAGGGTCCGGCGCCACTCGGACCCCGCCCGCCGCGGGGAGCTGAGCGTGTGCGACAGCATCAGCGAGTGGGTGACGGCAGCGGATAAGAAGACTGCCGTGGACATGTCGGGCGGGACGGTCACGGTCCTTGAAAAAGTCCCCGTCTCCAAAGGCCAGCTGAAGCAGTACTTCTACGAGACCAAGTGCAATCCCATGGGTTACACAAAGGAGGGCTGCCGGGGCATAGACAAGAGGCACTGGAACTCCCAGTGCCGAACTACCCAGTCGTACGTGCGGGCCCTCACCATGGATAGCAAAAAGAGAATTGGCTGGCGGTTCATAAGGATAGACACTTCCTGTGTGTGTACACTGACCATTAAGAGGGGAAGATAG
- the BDNF gene encoding brain-derived neurotrophic factor isoform X2, with translation MTILFLTMVISYFGCMKAAPMKEANVRGQGSLAYPGVRTHGTLESVNGPKAGSRGLTSLADTFEHVIEELLDEDQKVRPNEESSKDADLYTSRVMLSSQVPLEPPLLFLLEEYKNYLDAANMSMRVRRHSDPARRGELSVCDSISEWVTAADKKTAVDMSGGTVTVLEKVPVSKGQLKQYFYETKCNPMGYTKEGCRGIDKRHWNSQCRTTQSYVRALTMDSKKRIGWRFIRIDTSCVCTLTIKRGR, from the coding sequence ATGACCATCCTTTTCCTTACTATGGTTATTTCATACTTCGGTTGCATGAAGGCTGCCCCCATGAAAGAAGCAAACGTCCGAGGACAAGGCAGCTTGGCCTACCCAGGTGTGCGGACCCACGGGACTCTGGAGAGCGTGAATGGGCCCAAGGCAGGTTCAAGAGGCCTGACGTCGCTGGCTGACACTTTCGAGCACGTGATCGAAGAGCTGTTGGACGAGGACCAGAAAGTTCGGCCGAACGAGGAAAGCAGCAAGGACGCGGACCTGTACACGTCCCGGGTTATGCTCAGCAGTCAAGTGCCTTTGGAGccccctcttctctttctgctgGAGGAATACAAAAATTACCTGGATGCTGCAAACATGTCCATGAGGGTCCGGCGCCACTCGGACCCCGCCCGCCGCGGGGAGCTGAGCGTGTGCGACAGCATCAGCGAGTGGGTGACGGCAGCGGATAAGAAGACTGCCGTGGACATGTCGGGCGGGACGGTCACGGTCCTTGAAAAAGTCCCCGTCTCCAAAGGCCAGCTGAAGCAGTACTTCTACGAGACCAAGTGCAATCCCATGGGTTACACAAAGGAGGGCTGCCGGGGCATAGACAAGAGGCACTGGAACTCCCAGTGCCGAACTACCCAGTCGTACGTGCGGGCCCTCACCATGGATAGCAAAAAGAGAATTGGCTGGCGGTTCATAAGGATAGACACTTCCTGTGTGTGTACACTGACCATTAAGAGGGGAAGATAG